The genomic window TGGCAAAGGCCAGAAGGCGGCGGCGGTCGCTCTAGGGTGCTCACCAATGGCGCCGTAATAGAAAAAGGTGGGGTAAACTTTTCCCACGTGCACGGCTCCTCAATGCCTGCATCGGCTACTGCGCACAGGCCAGAGCTTGCCGGCCGCAGTTTCGAAGCAATGGGGGTATCGCTGGTTATTCACCCCAATAACCCACATGTACCAACCAGCCACGCCAATGTACGGTTTTTTATCGCCGAAAAAGAGGGCGCCGAGCCTGTTTGGTGGTTTGGTGGTGGTTATGATTTAACCCCTTATTACGGCAACGATGAAGACTGTCGCCACTGGCACAATACGGCCAAGGCCGCTTGCGCGCCTTTTGGTGAAGATAAATACCCGCGCTACAAAAAATGGTGTGATGAATACTTTTACTTGAAACACCGCGATGAGCCGCGCGGTGTGGGTGGTTTATTTTTTGACGACCTGAATGAGCTGGGCTTTGACCAGAGCTTTGCTTTTATGCAGGCTGTGGGCGACAGCTACACCCAAGCCTATGTGCCCATTGTAGAGCGCAGAAAAGACGAGCCCTATAACCAAGCGCAACGGGATTTTCAGCTCTACCGTCGCGGTCGTTATGTGGAATTTAATTTGGTGTACGATCGCGGTACGCTATTCGGCTTACAAACCGGTGGTCGCACAGAGTCTATTCTTATGAGCTTACCGCCCCTTGTGCGCTGGGAATACGATTGGCAACCACAGCCCAATACACCAGAAGCGCGTTTATACGAACATTATTTGCAGCCGCAAGACTGGGCTGAATAGCCCACATTATTTAACGAGAAACGACATGGATACCTATATGGTTGTGGGCAACCCTATTGCCCAATCAAAATCGCCCCTTATTCACACCATGTTTGCCGCCCAAACCGAGCAGCAGCTGGAATACAGCCGCCAATTATTAGAGCCGGGTGAGTTTGATGCAGCGGCCAAGACTTTTTTTGCAGGCCAGGGCAAAGGCATAAATATCACCATGCCGTTCAAACAAGATGCCTACAATTTTGCCGATGAGTTAAGCCCAAGAGCGCTTTCTGCCGGTGCAGTAAATACCCTAATAAAACGCGAAGATGGCAGCATTTTAGGCGAAAATACCGACGGTGTAGGCTTAATTAACGACATTACAGATAACCTAAACTGGACCTTAAGCGGCCGCAAAGTGCTAATTGTAGGTGCCGGTGGTGCCGTAGGTGGCATACTGCTACCGTTAATGGAACAAAACCCAGCCGAGGTGCTCATAGTTAATCGCACGGCTAGCAAAGCCGAAGAGCTGGCGGCGCGCTTTGCGAGTATGGGTAATATACGCGGTGCCGGTTACGGGGAACTTAGCGCAGCAGAGGGCGGAAGCTGCTCGGCGTTTGATGTGATTATTAACGGTACGTCCACCAGTTTGACCGGTGATTTACCCCCTATACCGCCAGCAGTAATTACAAACACTAGCTGCGTGTACGACATGGTTTATGGCGCAGAACCAACGCCCTTTATGGTATGGGCACAAAACCATGGCGCCGCAGCAACCGCAGATGGCCTAGGCATGCTAGTTGGCCAGGCAGCAGAGAGTTTCTATCTATGGCGAGGCATAAGGCCCGATATAGCGCCAGTGATGGCGGCATTGCGTCAAAGTCAGTAAACGGCGGCTGGTGGACCCATCGCTACGCGCGCGACTTTTGCGCGCTGAGTGTGGGTGTTGCCATTGGTTGGTGGGTAACTACATCGTTTATTCCCACAGCGCCACACCCCTCAACCATATCGCAGCGCGCGCCTAACCCCGCTGTTAACCCTCATCCTGCGGCCGATGCCGGCACCAGTCAGCCCGATCTTGTACTGCAATTTCCTTCCGCGCAAGAACCCAAGCTCGCAGCTAGCTCAAGCGGCGAAAATGAGTTTGTGCAGAACGACACGCGCCTAGAAGCTTTTATTGAGCTAATTAACAAACGCAAATACAGCGAAGCGCTAGAGGTATACATAGAGGTTGAAACCTTTTACCCCGAAGATCTCGCCATTTTTCGCTCCACCTTACTCGATCAACTCAAAATGTATTTGGCATCTAACAATACCAATGCCTTTACCGGGCTGAGCGATGCGGTACTACAGGCTTACTACAGCGATATTGAAGTCTTGGTGTTGGTGGCCGATTTTCACGCTAAGCAAAACGAGTTGGGTGAAGCGCTTACGGTATTTCAACTGGCAAAAAGCTATGCCGAAGGGGTGGGTAAAGGCCAATTAGTGCAAGAAAGGCTGTCGCGTTTTGTTGAGCACACCGTAAGTTACCTAAGCAACAAGGGCCGCTGGGCTCAAGTGCAAATGTTTTTGGAAGACCTACTCGACCGCGATCTCGCCACACCAAAGCAGCAAATACTGTTAGCCGAAATCTACTTTCATAATGGGTTTCCCGATATTGCCAAAACCCTATTGGCAAAACATAGAAACACACCGGGTGTAAGCAACAAGGTTGCCCGCCTTTATGCTGCCCATGAGAAGGGCGAAAAAATAACCCCCGAAATTACAGGTTTTGATGCCATAGTTAACCTCGCCCAGCACGGTGCCCACTATTTGGTGCCCTTGCGCTTAGGTGGGCAGGTAGATGTAAACCTGCTATTGGATACAGGTGCTAGTATTACTACAGTCTCACCCGAAAAATTACAAACATTGCACAATCGTACGCGGGTGCGCTACAAAGGCCGGCGCCACTTTAACACCGCTAACGGTATTACCAGTGCATCCACCTATGAAGTGGAAGAAATTAGAATTGGGCCCTACACCTTAAACAATGTAGAAGTAGCAGAGATGACACTTAGCAACGATGTGGACGGGTTGTTAGGCATGAATATTCTCGGCCATTTCCACTTTCAGTTAGATCAAGTGCAAGGTGATTTGTTGTTAACGCCGCGAGACTAACCTGTCTGGCATGTATATCATCCGATATAATGCAACAATCAATCATATAAACTAGCGCCACCCAGCTCATAAAGCGTTAGTCCAAAAGGCACAGTTTTGATAGATCATTACTGCGAACGAACAGCACAAGGCTTACTTAACGAGCCAATTAACGCGCTTACCAACCTGTTTTTTGTGGTGGCGGCAGTGTGCTTTTGGCGCCATGCACAAAAGTTAAGTCGCGACTCTATCGGCTTAGGTAACGGTGTGCTTGCTGTACTTATGGTGTGCATTGCTATTGGCAGCACGGTGTTTCACACCTTTGCTACGCCGTTCGCGCAGTCGCTAGATGTGCTGCCAATTATGACGTTGCAGCTAGTATGGCTGTGGTTATATTTAAAGCGCATTATGCGGGTGAGACCTGCCGTGCGTTTTGTGCTTACCTTGGGTTACCTGTTTTTATCGGTGGTATTTTCTATGCTGCCTGACCCTACGCCCGGCTCTATGGGGTACTTGGGCCCGCTTTTAGTGATTACTCTGCTTGGTATCTACCACAAAGACCACGCACCCCGTGAACCGCAATTACTGTATTTGATGGCGGGGCTATTTTTTGTGAGTTTAATTTTTAGAAGTGTCGACCTTGCGTCTTGCCAGTTTGTACCGTTCGGCACGCACTTTGTGTGGCACATACTTAACGCCATAGTCCTTTACGGCGTTTGTCGTACAGTTGTGCTGGATAACAAAACCAATGCGAATCGCTAAATACTGATCGTTAATAACTAATCAACAAGCCCTAAGCAATTACTTACTTTCGCTCGCTACCACATATTGCACATAGATATTGGCGTGGTATTTAACCTCGTCAAAACCCGTACTCTGTGCGGGTGCTGCGGTATCGTGTTCGGCAAGGCTTTGCAGTTTAACTTTTGCCGGTGCCATGGCGCGCTCTTGGCGCATGCCGGTAAAACCCACATCGCCGTCGTTAAATGCAATGGCCACCAATTTTACGTTTAAGCTTTTTTCGTAAAAGGCTTTTTGCTCTAGAATCTTATCCATTGCCATTTTGCGCACTTCGTTTTTAAGCTCGTCTTTCTTGGTATGTTCGAAGCGCGTATTAACGACGTTAATTTCTTTTTGCGCATCGGCCAACTTAGACACCAACAAAAAGTGCGCCTCGCTGGTTACCCCTACCGATACGCGGTTATTCACCTCAAAGCTATCTGGCTTACTGCCAAACCAGCCATACTGTGGCGACGAAGAAAACTTAGCGTTGTTTATTTCATCGGCAGCAATACCGCCTGCTATTAACGCTTTAACCAGTGTTTGCCTTACTGCATTGTTATCTTCAATAGATTTAGAAAGGGTTTTACTCTCGGTAGTAACCATTAATTCAATAATGGCTTTATCACTATAGGCCGTTTTTTCAGCCTGCCCGGTAAGCGAAACTGTATTGTCGCGCGGGTGTAAAAACTGGCGCAGCTCTTCAGGCGAGCCTTTAATCTCGGGCTGTGCAACAACCCCCATACCACTAAACGCAGCAACAAAAACCAACCCATACAAAGGCTTAAACATAAAAAACTCCTAGTGCTATAAAATTCAACTCCACAATTACGGGTAATCTGTAATCTGTTAGCTATCCCCTAAATATTCATCTTTCAACTTCACATAATTTTGCGCTGAGTAGGCGAAAAAGGCTTTTTCAGAATCTTTAAGTGGACGAGCTTGCTTGACGGGACTGCCCACATACAGGAAGCCACTTTGTAAGCGCTTGCCGGGTGGCACTAAGCTGCCTGCGCCGATAATGACTTCATCTTCCACAATGGCGCCGTCTAATACCGTTGCACCAATACCTACCAGCACTTTATTGCCAACTGTACACCCATGTAGACACGCGCCGTGGCCAATCGTTACATCGTCGCCAATAATTAGCGGCCAGCCGTCGGGGTTAAAGCTGCTGGCGTGGGTAATATGCAAAATGGCGTTATCTTGCACGCTGGTGCGCGCGCCCACACGAATACGGTGCATATCACCGCGTATTACCGCACAGGGCCAAACCGAAGCGTCTTCACCTAAATGCACATCGCCGATAACCACAGCAGCTGGGTCGACAAACACTCGCTCACCAAGGCTGGGGGTAATATTTTTAAAAGTGCGTACTGGGTTGGAATTTGCCACTGTGGCCTCCATATTTGGGTTATCTAATCAGCTAAACGGTCATTATCGCGCTTGGCATTTACTAGGCCAATGCGTCGCAACACAAAGCTGCTAAAATTCTTGCATGCACCTAAGGCATAGTTAGTATGCCGCACCCTATAAGGAAACCCTAAGGTATGTCTAACCCTTTGTTAAATCATCAGAACTTGCCAGCATTTTCTACTGTTAAGCCTGAACATGTGGTGAATGCAGTAGAAACAATTATTAAAGAAAATGAGCAAACTTTAGCCGAAGTGCTTGCGCAAGAGGGTACGCCAACCTGGGAAACCCTAGTGGCACCCTTAGATGAAAAAAGCGATAAGTTAGACAAGGCTTGGGCGGTAGTGAGCCATCTAAACTCAGTAGCTAACAGTGATGAGTTGCGCGAAGCTTACGAGGCGGGGGAGCAATTGCTTACCCAGTACTATGCCAAAATAGGTCAAAACAAAGCGCTTTATCAAGCCTACGAGGCGCTGGCCCAAGAGCCATATTTTAGCAGCCTCAGCCAAGCCCAAAAGCAAACTGTAGAAAATGCGCTGCGCAATTTTCGCTTAGCGGGTGTTGCTCTAGAGGCCGAACAGCAAGCGCGTTTTACCGAAATTCAATCTGAGCTATCTAGCCTAACTACACAGTTTGCCAACAACGTGATGGATGCAACGCAAGGTTGGTACAAACAGGTAACCGACGAAGCACACTTAGCAGGTATTCCTGCAATGGCGAAAGAAGCTGCGGCCAATGCAGCCAAAAAGAAAGATGTGCAAGGCTGGGTATTCACACTTGATATCCCGTCTTACTTGGCAGTAATAACTCACGCCGATAACCGAGCGCTGCGCGAAGAAATGTACCGCGCGTTTGCCACCCGCGCCTCGAGCGAAAGCCCAGTAGCGGATGAGCAAAAAGCAAAATGGGACAACACCCCGCTGATAGAAAAAATTCTTGCTCTGCGCTTAGAAAAAGCGCAACTGTTAGGGTTTAATAATTATGCCGAAGTATCTATTGCTCCCAAAATGGCAGAGAGCACCGAGCAAGTAATTGGCTTTTTAGAAGACCTAGCCGCAAAGGCCAAACCACAAGCCGCAAAAGAGAAAGCTACACTTGAGCAGTTTGCTAAAACCGAACTCGGCCTAGATGAATTAAACGCATGGGATGTGGCTTACGCGTCGGAAAAACTAAAAGAAAAAACCTTTAACGTTTCACAAGAAGCATTGCGTGAATATTTTCCGCTACAAAAAGTACAGGCGGGTATGTTTACGTTGGTAGAGAAACTATTTGATGTGCGTATTCAAGAAAATACCGAATCAGACACCTACCACCCAGATGTAAGTTATTTCGATATTTATCGCAACGATACGTTAATTGCCAGTTTTTACTGGGATTTATTCGCCCGCGAGAAAAAACGCGGTGGCGCGTGGATGGCCGATGGCCGCATTCGTCGCAAAACGGCAGAGGGCTTGCAAAAACCGGTTGCATTTTTAACCTGTAATTTTAATGGCCCCGTTGGCGATAAGCCTGCGTTATTAACCCACGACGAAGTGACCACATTATTCCATGAGTTTGGTCACGGCTTGCACCACATGCTTACCCAAATAGATATCCCAGCAGTAAGCGGCATTAATGGCGTAGCGTGGGATGCCGTTGAGTTGCCCAGTCAATTTATGGAAAACTTCTGCTGGGAAAAAGAAGTACTGCCGTTAATTTCTGGCCACTACGCCACCAACGAACCTTTGCCAGAAGACATGCTTAATAACATGATTGCCGGCCGTAACTTTCAATCGGCTATGCAAATGGTACGTCAGTTAGAGTTTTCTTTATTTGATTTTGTGTTGCATAAAGATTTTGGCACTGAACAATTTAGCGATGTGCAAAGTGTGTTAGATACTATTCGCGATAAAGTTTCGGTAATTGTTCCACCCAGCTTTAATAAATTCCAAAACAGTTTTACACATATTTTTGCCGGTGGTTATGCGGCGGGTTATTACAGCTATAAGTGGGCAGAGGTGTTATCGGCCGATGCGTTCGCGGCGTTTGAAGAAGAAGGTGTACTTAACGAAGCAACCGGCAAGCGCTTTTTGCACAGTATATTAGAGCAGGGCGGTTCACAGCAGGCGATGGTATTGTTTGAGAATTTCCGCGGTAGAAAACCCAGTGTGGACCCGCTTTTGCGCCATTCTGGCATTGTAGAGGTAGCAGCGTGACAGAAATTAAAAAACGTTTTATAGCCGGCGCGGTGTGTCCGCGCTGTGCAAAAATGGATAAAACCGTTATGTACAAAAAAGACGGTGTAGATATACGCGAGTGCATTAGTTGTGGTTTTAGCGATGAAATGCACTTTAAGCCGGTGCAGCGCGAATTAACAACTCGGGTAAATGTCACCGAAGAAGAAGTACAATCGCAGGTTCAAATATTGGATTTTCCGCCCAAAAAATAGGCTGAAGTTGGCGCAGTTTAATGAACAGCTGCGCCGGCGTAGTCATCACTCATGTTTAGCCTAATAGCAGAATCGCCCGCTAAGCATGGCCAGTCTTTAATCGTTGTTTCCCATCCCGCCTTGCGAAATTTGGCAATATAGTTTTTAAATGACTCTTCGTTAAAGAAATTGTCGGTCTGGAATAGGGCTTCGATGGAGTAGTGCACAGCTAAGTCGAGTTGGTTTGCAAATTCATCGCCTAATAGCTCGTGTATAACCAAATTTGACAGCGTCATATCCATGGGGGCCAACGGCATGCCACAGGCCATCATTACTCTATCGTTTACCTCTTCGAGAAGCCTGTGGGCTAAATAAGCTTCATCTATTAATTGGTGCAACCCAGAGTGTTCGCCAACTAATTCTGGTGGCCGAATAAAATAGTCTTCTGCAATAGTTAAAAACGATTGTGTGTATTCGTAAATACCCGCTTCTTTGGTAAGTGCTGTTAAGGCCTCAATGAAGTCTGGTACATGCTCTATGTATCGAGTCACAAATTCGAGAAGGGCGCTTTCGGGGTTTTCTTCAGGCAAAGCTATTGCGCGGTGCAGCATAGGAATTTTACTGACCAAGTATCGCTCTAAAGTATGCTTTTCGCTTTCAATTTTTCGAGCTACAGCAATAGATTCTCGAATATGCAAAATTCTTGACTCGCTCATAATAGTTTTAGTTCTTTAGCAACTGCTAGGCGTGCTGTTGTCCGGTTGAGTCCTTAGGTTAATGAAGTGACATCCGCGAGGGATGCAGTTGCATACTATAAAAATAACCTACTTTATTGGTTTTACAAGCGCATAGATTACTAAAGACTAAGGCGCCACTTTTTTAAAAGCATTTTCAATTCTGTAGTTACTTTTACCGCTTACTCTCTTTATTGGGGTATCGGTTTGTTCCTTTACGAATACCTTGCGCAACCTATCTAAGATACTCCATGTGGCGGAATGTTACAAAATGAGTGGTAGTATATTTGGTTAACCAATAGTGCGTTTTTTAACTTGGTTTTTACCCAATATTAGAAGCTTTTTTATACGCACAAAGTATGAAATTAGAGTGTATCTGTCACAAATTACTGGTTAAGCTTTGGTGTTGGCTAAAGCCGTGTGCTACTCTAAAAGCTCGTTGGTACGGTTGTTGTAGTCCACAAAACCCTAATAAATAAAGGCTAAAACCTATTTTTGGCCTCGCGATGTAGATTTACCTTTCAACGAAATGCCTGGCATTGTGGGCATTTTCAATTACAAAAACACACATGGAATTGGTTTAAGCTATTTTGTAATTAATTTATATACCAAATGTGCGTCCGGCTGTCGGTTTCGCTTACAAAAGTGGAATTTTCGGCCCGCTGGCGTGTGCGCGAAAAATAATAATAAGCAGGAACGAGACAATGAGCACAAAACTAACCCAGTCGATCAAGTGGTTGGCACCCATGTTAATGGCCATGCAGGTATCAACGGCGTATGCAGCAGACCCAGTTTCTGTTGAAGCGTCCACCGATGATGGCAATGGGCCTAGCAACACATTAGATAATGATTTATCCACGCGTTGGTCTGCCAATGGTAGCGGCCAGTGGATTCGCTACAACCTTGGCACTAGCTACAATATTGAATCTTTAGATATTGCGTTTTACAAAGGCGATCAGCGCAACGCGAGCTTTGACGTTTTAACATCAGGAGATGGCCAAAACTGGAATACCGTATTCAGCGGTACGCAGCCAAGCAGTACGGCAGATCAACAAACTATCTCCCTATCTGACTCGATAGGTCAGTACGTACAAATTGTTGGTTACGGCAATTCATCTAACAGCTGGAACAGTATCACCGAAGTTGATATAGATACTTCAGTGGTTGATGACGGCAATACCGGTGGCGGTAGTTTAAGTGCAAGCGCCAGTGCCGATGATGGCAATGTGGCCGGTAACGTACTTGATGGCGACCTAAACACCCGTTGGTCCGCCAATGGCAATGGCCAGTGGTTGCGCTTAGATCTTGGTGCTACGCAAGTGGTTGGCACTGTAAATATTGCTTTCTTTAAAGGTAATCAACGCAGTGCTAATTTTGATATAGAAGCCAGTACCGATGGTTCGAACTGGACCCGTGTAGTGGCTGGTGCACACAGTTCAGGTTCTTCTGTAAGCTTGGAGCCTTTTTCATTCTCACCTGTTAACGCGCGCTACATTCGCTACGTTGGTTATGGCAACAGTGCCAACAGCTGGAACTCAATCACCGAGATGAGTGTTGCAGCTAGTGGTGGTTCTAGTAGTTCGAGCAGTTCTTCAAGCAGCTCATCGAGTTCATCTAGCTCAACCAGTTCATCTAGTTCAAGCAGCTCTTCAAGTTCCTCGTCTAGCTCTTCTAGCAGTTCGTCTAGTTCTAGTAGCTCAAGCAGTTCTTCAAGTTCTAGCTCGTCGAATGGCGGTGTACCAGGTAATACTTATACCGCAACACCCGATTCGCTAAACGATGTATTGGCGACGGTGTCTGGTGGCGACGAAATTGTGGTTACTGGCTCCGGTGAAATATCGATAAAAAATATTAGCTTTAATTCACCTGTGTTAATTCGCGCAAACTCTATTGGCGGCACCACGTTAACCAATGCAACCCTTACTAACTGTAATAACATTAGTTTGCAGGGTTTTGTGTTTGGTCCTAACGACGAGAGCACGCTGTTAAAGATTGTGAACTCCACCAACATCAAAATATTGCGCAACTTGTTTGATCACAAAAACGTTACCGAAAGCCAAACGTCTTTAGTGATGACTCAAGCCAGCCAATATATTGAAATTGCTTACAACGAGTTCCGCGATAAAAATTTAGGTGACCGCAGTGGTACCAAAATTACGGGTAGCTACATTAAAACCCAGTTCGACGACCCGTTGATGAGTAAAAATATTCACATCCATCACAACCACTTTAAAAACATTGCGCCATACCTTGTGGACGGTGTACCAGCGGGTGATTCGGATCGTGAAGTAATTGCAATGGGTATTGCCGATTCGCAAGACGTAGTAACCAACAATATTGTTGAGTACAACCTTTTCGAGAACTGCGATGGCGAAAACGAAATTGTTACAGTTAAAACCTCTAACAATATTTTCCGCTACAACACCTTCAAAAACTCCATGGGTTCCTTGTCGTTCCGTTTAGGTTCGAACAACCAAGCTTATGGCAACTATTTTTACGGTGTAGGTTCTGGTGCGTCGGTTGCTAATGATAACTATGAAACAGGCGGTGTGCGCGTGTACGGCGCGGGTCATACTATTCACAACAACTATATGGAAGGCCTAACAGGGCTTAGCTGGAGACGCCCAATTTTAGTGGATTCGGGTGATACCTCAGAAAGCTCGGGTAACGATAGCCACGAAGTGTCTACTAATGTGCAGGTTTACGATAACGTTATTGTTAATAGTTTAGGTGGCGGCATTCATGTAGGCGGCGACAAGTACAGCAAAATGCCCACCAATATCACCATTACTAACAACGTAGTTAGCGGTAGTGACGGTATATTATTTAACAATCACGCTAATCAATCTTCTAACACTTGGTCGGGCAACCAGGCTTACGCAACAGGTTCTGCTGTAGCGGTTGCTGGCGGTTCATTAGGTGCTTCGGAAGTTGTTGTGTTATCTAGCGAGCCAACTATTAATAAGCCAACACCGCTTACCGCAAGTGATGTAGGCCCAAGTGCGCCTTAAGTAATAACGGCGTACATTAATGGTAGGTAATATAAACCTCGTTTAACACATTAAGCGAGGTTGTTTTGAGGGATTGTAGTTAAGGTTTAAACGAAGGAATGTTAAAGAGGGGTTGATTGTTCAACCCCTCTACTATTTTTGCGAAGAACTTGATCATTCTAAGAATTTACTCGCTGTGTTACTTTGGGCAAGTTTGTCATCTGTCTGAAGGGGGGATCGAACAACCCCATTTTGTTTTCAACAAGCGTCCACATTGCTAGAGGTAGCAAACCAACTATTGCGCACAGTGCAGCGATAATATTCGTAGCCTAGGCTAATGCTGCGAGCAATATGAAATACCACAAATGCTATCCACAGGCCGTGATTGGCAAGCGGTTGCAGTAGCCACCAGCTGGGTAAAAATACCAGCAATACGGCTGCAAGCATCCAATTGCGCAGCGCGCGCGTTTTTCCCGCACCAATAAAAATACCGTCAAACAAATAGCACCACACGGCCACGATGGGCATTATGCATAGCCAAATATAATACTGGGCCACTGCCTGTTTTACTTCGTGGATGTCTGTCATAAGCCAAATAAAAAACGGCTGACCAAACCAAAACACAACGGCCATAAATACCGCAATAAACCCTGCTGTACTGCAAGCGGCAATGCTAGTGTTGTGCAGTTTGTGTAGGTTTTTGGCGCCTATGGCATTGGCGGCAAGGGTTTCTGCTGCGTGGGCGTAGCCATCTAGGGCGTAGGTGCTTAAAAACATAAGCTGAATAAGAATGGCGTTGGCGGCGAGCGTGGTTTGCCCTAGGTCGCCACCTTGTGCGGTAAAAAAGTTAAACACAAACAGCAGTATGGCAGTGCGAATAAATAAATCGCGGTTTATACCCATAAGCTTGCGCCAATTGCCTTGCCGCAGCGCGCTTAGCCACCGCCAATTTGGGGCGCGCTTAAATAGCTGTATTTGCTTGGCGCTGTAGTAAAAACAAAACAGGGCAATTACAAAGCCTAAGTAATCTGCGCATACCGAGGCCGCAGCGGCACCTTGGCTACCCCAGTTAAATTTAAGAATAAACACGTAATCTAAGGCTATATTTATTGTGTTTATCGCCACAGTAATAATTAACGTGTAAACCGGTTTTTGTAAGCCAAGTAGCCAACCGCTAAGCACATAGGTACCCAGCACCGCTGGGGCGGCGTAAATACGTATAGAGGCATATTGTGCCGCTAGCTCGGCCACTTGCGGGTCGGCGGCTACCCAGCTAATTGCGAGGGGCAAGGTAAAAGGGTGGGTAATAATAAGTAGTGCTGCTAGGCCAAATGCTAACGCCGCACTTTGCGCGAGCTGATCAAAAGCGGTAGTGGGGTTGTTTGCTCCCAGCGCTTGGCCCACCACCGAGGTGGTCCCCATACGCAAAAAGGCCATCATCCAAAACATAAAGGCAAATATGTTGGCGCCAACCGCAACTGCACCTACAAACGCTGCATCGTCCAAGTGGCCCAGCATGGCTGTATCCGCTAAACCCATCAAAGGTACGGAAATATTGGCCAAAATCATAGGCCCAGCTAGGGCAAAGGTTTGCTTGTGGGGCAGCTCGAGCCAGCGAGAAGACCAATTTTTGATCATTAATTGTACTCTTTGGGTGTCGGCATCGCATTCTACGCGAGGACCATAGCGATATTCATTGGGTTTTTTATTAAAAAAGGATCTAGTATTGGATACGGTACTTACTTTATTGCCTAAGGTGCCGTTATAATCGGGCGGTGCGGTTAAATGTCGCACACTTCGAGGGTGCATTCTGCCATCCCGGCTGTCTCTCGAATATATTGGCGGGTACTGAATAGGCTTGCGCCTATTTTTTTGTGCGCCAAAGCTCGATG from Saccharophagus degradans 2-40 includes these protein-coding regions:
- a CDS encoding discoidin domain-containing protein; amino-acid sequence: MSTKLTQSIKWLAPMLMAMQVSTAYAADPVSVEASTDDGNGPSNTLDNDLSTRWSANGSGQWIRYNLGTSYNIESLDIAFYKGDQRNASFDVLTSGDGQNWNTVFSGTQPSSTADQQTISLSDSIGQYVQIVGYGNSSNSWNSITEVDIDTSVVDDGNTGGGSLSASASADDGNVAGNVLDGDLNTRWSANGNGQWLRLDLGATQVVGTVNIAFFKGNQRSANFDIEASTDGSNWTRVVAGAHSSGSSVSLEPFSFSPVNARYIRYVGYGNSANSWNSITEMSVAASGGSSSSSSSSSSSSSSSSSTSSSSSSSSSSSSSSSSSSSSSSSSSSSSSSSSSSNGGVPGNTYTATPDSLNDVLATVSGGDEIVVTGSGEISIKNISFNSPVLIRANSIGGTTLTNATLTNCNNISLQGFVFGPNDESTLLKIVNSTNIKILRNLFDHKNVTESQTSLVMTQASQYIEIAYNEFRDKNLGDRSGTKITGSYIKTQFDDPLMSKNIHIHHNHFKNIAPYLVDGVPAGDSDREVIAMGIADSQDVVTNNIVEYNLFENCDGENEIVTVKTSNNIFRYNTFKNSMGSLSFRLGSNNQAYGNYFYGVGSGASVANDNYETGGVRVYGAGHTIHNNYMEGLTGLSWRRPILVDSGDTSESSGNDSHEVSTNVQVYDNVIVNSLGGGIHVGGDKYSKMPTNITITNNVVSGSDGILFNNHANQSSNTWSGNQAYATGSAVAVAGGSLGASEVVVLSSEPTINKPTPLTASDVGPSAP
- a CDS encoding MATE family efflux transporter; translation: MHPRSVRHLTAPPDYNGTLGNKVSTVSNTRSFFNKKPNEYRYGPRVECDADTQRVQLMIKNWSSRWLELPHKQTFALAGPMILANISVPLMGLADTAMLGHLDDAAFVGAVAVGANIFAFMFWMMAFLRMGTTSVVGQALGANNPTTAFDQLAQSAALAFGLAALLIITHPFTLPLAISWVAADPQVAELAAQYASIRIYAAPAVLGTYVLSGWLLGLQKPVYTLIITVAINTINIALDYVFILKFNWGSQGAAAASVCADYLGFVIALFCFYYSAKQIQLFKRAPNWRWLSALRQGNWRKLMGINRDLFIRTAILLFVFNFFTAQGGDLGQTTLAANAILIQLMFLSTYALDGYAHAAETLAANAIGAKNLHKLHNTSIAACSTAGFIAVFMAVVFWFGQPFFIWLMTDIHEVKQAVAQYYIWLCIMPIVAVWCYLFDGIFIGAGKTRALRNWMLAAVLLVFLPSWWLLQPLANHGLWIAFVVFHIARSISLGYEYYRCTVRNSWFATSSNVDAC